In Montipora foliosa isolate CH-2021 chromosome 13, ASM3666993v2, whole genome shotgun sequence, one DNA window encodes the following:
- the LOC137981567 gene encoding uncharacterized protein, whose amino-acid sequence MSGFLFLIAMHWVMRKTTKHGNTGIRWKFNSYLEDLDFADDLALISSSRSHIQTKVSNLGRYEKITGLKISTAKTMMMCWNKTAGRRVQFDGEELEVVSKFVYVGGTVTQEGVSDEDIKSRLGKARAAFSKLRNIWKSSQLKLKTKLKIFKSNVIAVLLYSCETWCMTKRDATKLDVFLHKSLRRLMKIYWPIKISNEEIRNRANISTISEQIFRRRWMFIGHVLRMDPNKHPKTAFTWAPDGRGSRVQTERDWAEIRRKRKNRIGFCLMERSNSGCS is encoded by the coding sequence aTGTCTGGGTTTCTTTTCCTGATTGCTATGCACTGGGTTATGAGAAAGACCACCAAACATGGGAACACAGGCATCAGATGGAAGTTCAACAGCTACCTGGAAGATCTTGACTTTGCCGACGACCTAGCTCTAATCTCTAGCAGTAGAAGTCATATCCAAACTAAAGTCAGCAACCTGGGACGTTATGAAAAAATAACAGGCCTCAAGATAAGCACAGCAAAGACAATGATGATGTGCTGGAACAAAACTGCAGGCAGAAGGGTCCAGTTCGATGGAGAAGAACTGGAAGTGGTGTCGAAATTTGTTTATGTAGGAGGAACAGTGACCCAGGAAGGAGTCTCGGATGAAGACATCAAAAGCAGACTGGGAAAAGCCAGAGCAGCTTTCAGCAAGCTTAGAAACATATGGAAGAGCAGTCAACTGAAATTGAAAACTAAGCTGAAGATCTTTAAGTCCAACGTTATAGCTGTTCTGTTATACAGTTGTGAAACATGGTGTATGACTAAAAGAGATGCGACCAAGCTAGACGTATTTCTACATAAAAGTCTGAGAAGGCTTATGAAGATCTATTGGCCTATAAAAATATCAAATGAGGAGATTCGAAACCGGGCTAACATCAGCACCATCAGTGAGCAAATCTTCCGGCGGCGCTGGATGTTCATCGGCCACGTTCTCAGAATGGATCCAAATAAACATCCCAAGACAGCGTTCACGTGGGCCCCAGATGGAAGAGGAAGTCGTGTTCAGACCGAAAGAGACTGGGCGGAGATCcgcagaaaaagaaagaaccgCATTGGGTTTTGTCTCATGGAAAGAAGCAATAGTGGCTGCTCGTGA